In one window of Cytophagaceae bacterium ABcell3 DNA:
- a CDS encoding glycoside hydrolase family 3 N-terminal domain-containing protein produces the protein MLSRTLFFLIVLSTGLLVSCSSEQNNDPVENLLSQMTLEEKIGQMTQLNITTIMSDSIQEHYDSVTTFVLDTNKLIDFVKNHHVGSFLNGRGVDPENWFEYINGLQRTNMKHSRLKIPIIYGVDHVHGSSYLNGGTIFPHNINLAATFDTTFAYETGKITVIETADLGHSWLFAPVLDLGRNKFWGRYYETFGEDPMVTAEFGTAFVNGIQNCQEAAPYKVAACAKHFIGYSDPKSGWDRSPAEIPDQALREFFLPAFQKAINAGVKTVMINSGEINGIPVHANKEILTGLLRKELGFEGVAVTDWLDIIALEKMHFVAENEKEATFLAIDAGIDMSMVPYSTSFCKYLKELVEEGRISEERIDQSVRRILKLKMDLGLFDNPYPRNDRFERIGAEEHKKVALNAARESIVLVKNEKNVLPLQKDIKKIVLAGPNADRKVPLCGGWTYRFAPQSDIWFPKDMPTIYSALTKELENTTVELAELSTLSNKAVDADVVILALGEETAYAETDGSIDDLELPEHQIALAKEAFMTGKPVILLLTEGRPLIIHKIADRCDGIIFAGLPGNEGATAIAEIISGNINPSGKMSFTYPWKQGHVIPYNHKRSEFSELRPVSEDLQRYSLIDFGQGLSYTNFEYSDITISDTVVSVNSTVKCQVTVTNTGNRVGKESVLWFVSDEVASITRPIKELKHFEKQQLKPGESKTFTFAVNPWKHLSFPDKHGDKRLEEGYFTISTGEQTKRFKLELQ, from the coding sequence ATGCTCTCCAGAACACTTTTCTTCCTCATAGTACTTTCCACAGGCTTGCTAGTCAGTTGCAGTAGCGAACAAAACAATGACCCTGTGGAAAACTTGCTTTCCCAAATGACCCTTGAAGAGAAAATTGGGCAAATGACCCAATTAAATATTACCACTATCATGTCAGATTCCATACAGGAACACTATGACTCCGTTACCACTTTTGTACTCGACACCAATAAACTTATCGATTTTGTAAAGAACCACCATGTAGGTTCATTTCTCAATGGCCGCGGCGTAGATCCTGAAAACTGGTTTGAATATATAAATGGTCTTCAACGGACCAACATGAAACACTCGAGGCTCAAAATTCCTATTATCTATGGAGTAGATCATGTTCATGGCAGTAGCTATTTAAATGGTGGTACGATTTTCCCTCACAACATTAATTTAGCAGCCACATTCGACACTACATTTGCCTATGAAACCGGTAAAATAACGGTTATAGAAACTGCTGACTTAGGACATAGCTGGTTGTTTGCACCAGTCCTGGACCTAGGAAGAAATAAATTTTGGGGAAGGTATTATGAAACTTTTGGTGAAGATCCAATGGTAACAGCAGAGTTTGGAACTGCATTCGTCAACGGTATCCAAAACTGTCAAGAAGCAGCCCCATATAAGGTAGCAGCCTGCGCCAAACATTTTATAGGATATTCAGACCCTAAGTCAGGCTGGGACCGCTCACCAGCCGAAATTCCGGATCAGGCACTTAGAGAGTTTTTCCTTCCAGCATTTCAAAAAGCTATTAATGCAGGCGTCAAAACTGTTATGATAAACAGCGGGGAAATAAATGGGATTCCCGTACATGCCAATAAAGAAATTTTAACCGGATTGCTTAGAAAAGAGCTGGGCTTCGAAGGGGTGGCGGTTACAGACTGGCTAGACATCATTGCGCTAGAAAAAATGCATTTTGTCGCTGAAAATGAAAAAGAGGCCACTTTTTTGGCTATAGATGCAGGTATTGACATGTCTATGGTGCCTTACTCCACCAGCTTTTGTAAATACTTAAAGGAATTAGTAGAAGAAGGCAGGATATCAGAGGAAAGAATTGATCAGTCGGTCAGGAGAATATTAAAACTAAAGATGGACTTGGGCTTATTCGACAATCCATATCCTAGAAATGACCGTTTTGAAAGAATTGGAGCCGAAGAACACAAAAAAGTAGCCCTTAATGCCGCCAGGGAATCTATTGTTCTGGTGAAAAATGAGAAAAATGTACTACCACTTCAAAAAGATATAAAAAAAATAGTTTTGGCAGGGCCTAATGCCGATAGGAAGGTCCCTCTTTGTGGGGGCTGGACGTACAGATTTGCTCCTCAGAGCGATATATGGTTCCCAAAGGATATGCCCACCATTTATTCTGCCCTAACTAAAGAGTTGGAAAACACTACAGTAGAACTTGCTGAACTTTCAACACTCAGCAATAAGGCCGTAGACGCAGACGTAGTTATACTAGCTTTGGGAGAAGAAACAGCTTATGCAGAAACCGATGGAAGCATAGATGACCTTGAGCTTCCTGAACATCAAATAGCTTTAGCAAAGGAAGCTTTTATGACCGGTAAGCCTGTCATATTATTACTTACCGAAGGGCGTCCTTTAATTATACATAAAATTGCAGACCGTTGCGATGGGATCATCTTTGCCGGTCTACCAGGCAATGAAGGGGCAACAGCCATTGCTGAAATTATTAGCGGCAATATAAACCCTTCGGGAAAAATGTCATTCACTTATCCATGGAAACAAGGCCACGTTATTCCTTATAACCATAAGCGTAGCGAATTTTCGGAGTTACGTCCTGTTAGTGAGGATTTGCAAAGGTATAGCCTCATAGATTTTGGACAGGGCTTAAGCTATACAAACTTTGAATACTCAGACATTACCATAAGCGACACAGTAGTTTCTGTTAATTCTACCGTAAAGTGCCAGGTTACTGTTACGAATACAGGCAACAGAGTTGGTAAAGAGTCTGTCCTTTGGTTTGTAAGTGATGAGGTTGCCAGTATTACACGCCCTATAAAAGAGTTAAAACATTTTGAAAAGCAGCAGCTAAAGCCAGGGGAAAGCAAGACATTTACATTTGCTGTAAACCCATGGAAGCATTTGAGTTTCCCAGACAAACATGGGGACAAGAGATTAGAAGAGGGGTATTTTACAATTTCTACAGGAGAACAAACAAAAAGATTTAAGCTAGAGCTGCAATAA
- a CDS encoding aldo/keto reductase encodes MKYRTFGRTGWKISEIGYGMWGMAGWTGWDRKECDYCLDLAVELGCNFFDTAWGYAEGASERILGDLVKRFPGKKLYTATKVPPANFKWPSKREYTLDECFPPEHIIEYTEKSLKNIGVETIDLLQFHVWEDAWVNDDRWKEALEKLKKDGKIRAAGISINRWEPENSLETIKDGHIDAVQVIYNIFDQAPEDKLFPLCEQENIGVIARVPFDEGTLTGTFTKETTFPKDDWRSTYFVPENLHSSVEHADRLKPVVPENMTMPEMALKFILGNKTVSTTIPGMRREKHVRANIGVSDSAPIEQALLNKLREHRWDRQPTAWSQ; translated from the coding sequence ATGAAATACAGAACTTTTGGAAGAACAGGCTGGAAAATCAGTGAAATTGGTTATGGCATGTGGGGCATGGCAGGATGGACAGGCTGGGATAGAAAAGAATGTGATTATTGTTTAGATTTGGCTGTTGAGTTAGGTTGTAACTTCTTTGATACCGCTTGGGGATATGCAGAGGGAGCCAGTGAGCGGATTCTCGGAGACCTGGTAAAAAGGTTTCCTGGCAAGAAATTATATACAGCCACAAAAGTACCTCCTGCAAATTTTAAATGGCCTTCTAAAAGAGAATATACGCTTGATGAGTGTTTCCCGCCTGAACATATCATTGAGTATACCGAGAAAAGCTTGAAAAATATTGGTGTTGAAACCATAGACCTTCTACAGTTCCATGTTTGGGAAGACGCTTGGGTTAATGATGACCGTTGGAAAGAAGCTTTGGAAAAACTTAAGAAAGACGGTAAAATTAGGGCTGCTGGTATCAGTATCAACCGGTGGGAACCTGAAAACAGTTTGGAGACTATCAAAGATGGCCATATAGATGCTGTACAGGTTATTTACAATATTTTTGATCAAGCACCAGAAGATAAGCTTTTCCCTCTATGTGAACAGGAAAATATTGGGGTAATAGCCAGGGTGCCATTTGATGAAGGTACTTTGACTGGCACCTTTACTAAAGAAACTACTTTTCCTAAAGATGACTGGCGTAGTACTTATTTTGTTCCGGAAAACCTTCATAGCAGTGTGGAGCATGCAGATCGGTTAAAACCTGTTGTGCCAGAAAATATGACTATGCCTGAAATGGCGCTGAAGTTTATTCTTGGCAATAAAACAGTAAGTACAACTATTCCTGGTATGAGAAGGGAAAAACATGTGCGGGCTAACATTGGTGTAAGCGATTCTGCACCTATAGAACAAGCTTTGTTGAATAAGCTTAGGGAGCACCGGTGGGATAGGCAACCTACTGCTTGGTCTCAATAA
- a CDS encoding DUF4468 domain-containing protein: MHLKYIGIFALLLFTGKSLIAQTFPTDPDNQKITYQETVEIEGQDQNEIFEKTRKWLEVYFSNKEKVKEDKEKSEVSRKGSFEVIITYDYRYKHKHTVLFNMSIAQKDGKYRYTLTDFSIYDNKNDEKSAVPLETFYQKQRHQNKTELYKNFNKEMTSLLEALQQAVESGEIKDEDDW, from the coding sequence ATGCATTTAAAATACATTGGAATATTTGCCTTATTGCTATTTACCGGCAAAAGCCTTATCGCCCAAACATTTCCGACCGATCCGGATAACCAAAAGATTACCTATCAAGAAACTGTAGAGATAGAAGGTCAAGATCAAAATGAAATATTTGAGAAGACCAGAAAATGGCTAGAAGTATATTTTTCTAATAAAGAAAAAGTAAAAGAAGACAAAGAGAAAAGTGAAGTAAGCAGAAAAGGCTCCTTTGAAGTAATCATCACTTATGATTACAGATACAAACACAAACACACCGTATTGTTTAACATGAGCATAGCACAGAAAGACGGGAAATACCGCTATACTTTGACGGACTTCTCCATTTATGACAATAAAAATGATGAAAAATCAGCCGTGCCTTTAGAAACGTTTTATCAGAAACAACGCCATCAGAACAAAACAGAGCTTTACAAAAACTTTAATAAAGAGATGACCTCGTTATTAGAAGCCCTACAACAAGCAGTAGAGTCTGGAGAAATTAAAGATGAAGATGATTGGTAA
- the mtaB gene encoding tRNA (N(6)-L-threonylcarbamoyladenosine(37)-C(2))-methylthiotransferase MtaB: protein MVAFYTLGCKLNFSESSTISRLFEEKGYKKVAFHKKADIYVINTCSVTDNADKKCKKVVKEALKFNPNAFIAIIGCFAQLKPTEIAEIPGVDAVLGASEKFKLLELIDNFDKKDKALVLASDISEAKDYYCSYSVNDRTRTFLKVQDGCDYVCSFCTIPQARGKSRSDSVDSILRTAKEIATRDVKEIVLTGVNIGDYGITNGKRTTSFYTLVKELDKIEQIQRFRISSIEPNLLTDEIIEFTAQSKKFVPHFHIPLQSGCNKILKMMRRRYLRELYEERISKIKATIPNCCIGVDVITGFPGETDEDFKETYNFLNELDITYLHVFTYSERANTHALSIKPTVPQKERSNRTKMLRSLSEKKKRFFYEQFVGTEHNVLFEADNEDGMMFGFTDNYIKVAIPYDPLLINEIRKVKINGISENCIAESTITGMCVNAHEKV from the coding sequence ATGGTAGCGTTTTACACACTAGGCTGTAAGCTAAATTTCTCCGAGTCTTCTACGATATCCCGCCTTTTTGAAGAAAAGGGTTACAAAAAGGTAGCATTTCATAAAAAAGCAGACATTTATGTAATCAACACCTGTTCTGTAACGGACAATGCTGACAAGAAATGTAAAAAGGTGGTTAAAGAGGCATTAAAATTTAACCCTAATGCTTTTATTGCTATTATCGGATGTTTTGCACAGCTAAAACCTACAGAAATCGCAGAAATTCCAGGTGTTGATGCCGTATTAGGCGCCTCTGAAAAATTTAAGCTACTGGAACTCATTGACAATTTTGATAAAAAAGACAAAGCACTGGTCTTGGCTAGCGACATCTCTGAAGCCAAAGACTACTACTGCTCTTATTCTGTAAATGACCGTACTCGAACTTTTCTTAAAGTTCAGGATGGTTGTGATTATGTCTGTTCTTTTTGTACCATTCCCCAAGCAAGAGGTAAAAGCCGTAGCGATTCGGTGGACAGTATCCTCAGAACGGCAAAAGAAATTGCCACTCGTGACGTAAAAGAAATTGTTCTTACAGGGGTAAATATTGGAGACTATGGTATAACAAACGGCAAAAGAACCACTTCTTTTTATACTTTGGTCAAAGAGCTTGATAAAATCGAACAGATTCAGAGATTTAGGATTTCTTCTATAGAGCCCAATTTGCTTACCGACGAAATTATCGAATTTACAGCGCAGTCAAAAAAGTTTGTTCCGCACTTTCACATACCATTACAATCTGGCTGCAACAAGATCCTGAAAATGATGCGCAGACGGTATCTCAGAGAGCTTTATGAAGAAAGAATCAGCAAGATTAAAGCAACAATCCCTAACTGTTGCATTGGCGTAGATGTAATTACAGGTTTTCCGGGAGAAACGGACGAAGACTTCAAGGAGACTTACAATTTCCTAAATGAGCTTGACATTACTTATTTGCACGTGTTTACTTATTCTGAACGGGCAAATACGCATGCGCTGTCTATCAAGCCTACTGTTCCCCAAAAAGAAAGAAGCAACAGAACTAAAATGCTTAGAAGCCTTTCTGAAAAAAAGAAAAGGTTCTTTTATGAGCAGTTTGTAGGAACGGAACACAATGTTCTATTTGAGGCTGACAATGAAGACGGAATGATGTTTGGCTTTACAGACAACTATATTAAAGTAGCCATACCTTATGACCCTTTACTTATTAACGAAATAAGAAAAGTGAAAATCAACGGTATTAGCGAAAACTGTATAGCTGAAAGTACCATAACAGGCATGTGCGTAAATGCGCATGAAAAAGTTTAA